A genomic stretch from Nocardia farcinica includes:
- a CDS encoding helicase-related protein, producing the protein MAQADAMFTPAELATLRCKVEDEAYSYGGYNRPLEIFNPGTAPRYLTEGPLKSLSTGERFGPTWLLVESYLRAHPDLYDETPTSVEARQAQRSAAVKSLTTEAAEHFRAGRLARARELVDQAELANPYETGTYDGIRARIDRLAGIVDELGLSRPQERFDGLPGGKQAQVSVGDHSFSLEPRGGGRWVVYPKTGGVEDQSTLAEPMPTSEVMPRIRTYLATLSAPQNPEPAAHAPSAATTAAEPRNPATPGAAPEEPLLIVIEHTAEGTLVRNTDKNNLELRQALHDAKFNWSRPQKFWYQRRATDFAVRTRRVGYLRASLTRLGLPFTETNPASALSATAAADAVEVAAPERAHEQRTPTETQRDPAAESVASAEVSPTASSTPTPPSLSPEGTANTTTATSTAVPTSRTEPPADQPDSAAGIAEVPAPEQSPAPKVEVPRSTQRRIEANLAAIRTLQLVEAESRQPTDAEREVLAKWTSWGAAPQIFDAEREEFRSDAESLRALIGEEGWKQANRTVLNAHYTDPMIVRAMWDHLRALGFTGGQVLEPGCGAGAFIGHAPQAASMTGIELDSTTARIAQTLYPRANIRVESFADTRLPEGHFDAAIGNVPFSSARLHDPVHNAGEHTMHNHFILKSLALTKPGGVVAVVTSSFTMDNKNPAARREIAAQADFLGAIRLPNGTHRRVAGTDVLTDILILRRRDGEARRPGGPFELAVTAELPLTRGQGETESVLVNEYFLNNPEMVLGDLRAGTSVYGGLAVEVLGRGDLEQHLRDALARIAERALSEGIAHQPRELASGERRAAAAAPGDPNEFPGHLRTTASGFEVLHTDGTYSELKVPSTQAEELRALLGLRDTAVDLLENEAANAEDSDEIEALRTRLNQRYDRYVERYGAINRCSWHPTGRVDDAGEPVMSVRRPPVMRVFRDDPHAPVVLALEDYDATTDSAVKMAIMRQRVVAPRSPRLGADTAEDAVAICLDTHGKIDLPVIAGLLGVDDDEARVQCRGLIYPDPADNGRYVPAAEYLSGNVRVKLDQAREAAAANPETYSDNVTALTAVIPPDLGPAEIDARLGAVWIEAPDVQAFLNEILNDDTITVEHTKAGEWKVTGGRRGILSTQEFGTSRVPAPKLAQALLRQAPIRVYDPDENGEARIPNPTETEAANEKAEQLNERFSEWVWENPVRAARLSEEYNRRFNNLVLRNYEADGKMLSLPGLSKVYTPRPHQRAAVARMIAEPNVGLFHAVGAGKTLEMAMGVMELKRLGLVNKPAIMVPNSMLDQFAREFLQAYPQARILAAGTEDLAGEKRRQFVARAATGDWDAIILTRGSFQRLEVSRETAHWYFDREIEPRRQYLAELMSGSAKRSVVKRIEDAILKSEEKLKKKLGGPTDPGITFEQSGIDYIVVDELHDFKNLATDTQIESAAIAGSQRAQKLHMVVEYLRDKHNGRAITGATATPLANSITEAYVVQRYLRPDLLEEAGIRNFDEWAATFGKTKTELEMSVDGNSWNLKTRLVGFRNVPELQRMFHVAADVKLPEDLNLPVPKLARRADGQRAPEVISVPATETQLEYVRDLGHRAQMVKSRAVDPTRDNMLKISSDGRAAALDLRLVKSLGLTPGAAEEQGSPTLDTAEGAAIAGYLHSKSPSPSTARYVALYAARSRHEPQRQEPQEIAEEEFGLKLEAAADWMFQKWQAAKDQVYLGRDGQPHARRGGLVVAFCDLGTPGEDWNAYDELKTKLIARGAPPELFAYIHDAKNDKGKAALFTKARNGSIQFLFGSTSKMGVGVNIQDRMVAMLHVDCPWRPADIEQRDGRGIRQGNQNEEIAVGRVVTEGTFDARMWAAQARKAAMVNQFMKGSLTAREIDDIGDAALNANEALAIASGNPLVLEKAEIDIEVTKLERLRRAHQRSQSMLQIRIRDANDAIPKLEAEIDAYTRAIEHRRPTKGDAFAAKVSGRFYDHRGDAGDALAARLLKLIEDPRAVWKEFEDHGVAEIAGFTLDARNVPTGREARVSVVFSDIGDDVYVTLDKATLQKGGTAVMLRLENAVNGLDKRLEVATGRLETERTERERSELRLGKPFEHSERLDALRERQKEINKELLGSKETETENASTDPATAPDEAESIRSAAMHDAAAMVHQMGGAAVVNSPSGITIISDRGGRAR; encoded by the coding sequence TTGGCGCAGGCCGACGCAATGTTCACCCCGGCCGAGCTGGCAACGCTGCGCTGCAAGGTCGAGGACGAGGCGTACTCCTACGGCGGGTACAACCGCCCACTGGAGATCTTCAACCCCGGCACCGCCCCTCGCTACTTGACCGAGGGGCCGCTCAAGTCGTTGTCCACCGGGGAGCGGTTCGGCCCGACCTGGCTTCTGGTGGAGTCCTACCTGCGCGCGCACCCGGACCTCTACGACGAGACACCCACTTCGGTGGAAGCCCGCCAGGCGCAACGCAGTGCGGCCGTCAAATCGCTGACCACCGAGGCCGCCGAGCACTTCCGGGCCGGCCGACTCGCCCGCGCGCGAGAACTCGTCGATCAGGCCGAACTCGCCAACCCCTACGAGACCGGGACATACGACGGCATCCGCGCCCGCATCGACCGGCTCGCAGGGATCGTCGACGAACTCGGGCTCTCGCGACCGCAGGAACGGTTCGACGGGCTGCCCGGGGGCAAGCAGGCACAGGTCAGCGTCGGCGACCACAGCTTCTCCCTCGAGCCCCGAGGGGGCGGCCGTTGGGTCGTCTACCCGAAAACCGGCGGCGTCGAGGACCAATCCACACTGGCGGAACCCATGCCGACCAGCGAGGTAATGCCGCGCATTCGGACCTACCTGGCAACTCTCTCCGCCCCGCAGAACCCCGAGCCAGCAGCTCACGCTCCCAGCGCTGCGACGACTGCCGCAGAACCGCGCAATCCCGCGACCCCAGGGGCTGCCCCGGAGGAACCGCTTCTGATCGTCATCGAGCACACCGCGGAGGGCACGCTCGTCCGCAACACCGACAAGAACAACCTCGAGCTCCGGCAGGCCCTGCATGACGCCAAGTTCAATTGGTCACGCCCGCAAAAGTTCTGGTACCAGCGGCGGGCAACAGATTTCGCGGTGCGTACCCGTCGAGTCGGTTACCTCCGGGCCTCGCTGACCAGGCTCGGGTTGCCCTTCACGGAGACGAATCCGGCGAGTGCCTTGTCCGCCACCGCGGCCGCGGACGCCGTTGAGGTCGCGGCTCCGGAGAGAGCGCACGAGCAGCGAACACCCACTGAAACCCAACGTGATCCGGCAGCGGAGTCGGTGGCCTCCGCCGAGGTTTCACCGACGGCTTCGAGCACGCCGACGCCGCCTTCACTGTCACCTGAAGGCACTGCTAACACCACGACGGCGACATCGACGGCGGTTCCTACCTCCCGAACCGAACCGCCCGCCGACCAGCCGGACAGCGCCGCCGGAATTGCCGAAGTCCCGGCACCCGAACAATCGCCGGCTCCGAAGGTCGAGGTGCCACGCTCGACCCAGCGCCGCATCGAGGCGAACCTGGCAGCGATCAGGACTCTCCAGCTGGTCGAGGCCGAGAGCCGTCAGCCGACCGACGCCGAGCGGGAAGTGCTGGCGAAGTGGACCTCGTGGGGTGCTGCTCCCCAGATCTTTGACGCTGAGCGCGAAGAGTTCCGTTCGGACGCCGAGTCGCTGCGGGCCCTGATCGGCGAGGAAGGCTGGAAACAAGCCAATCGCACCGTCCTCAATGCCCACTACACCGATCCGATGATTGTTCGGGCGATGTGGGACCACCTTCGGGCACTCGGGTTCACCGGCGGTCAGGTACTCGAGCCAGGTTGCGGGGCGGGGGCCTTTATCGGGCACGCTCCGCAGGCGGCATCGATGACCGGCATCGAGCTGGACTCCACCACAGCGCGCATCGCGCAAACGCTGTACCCGCGCGCCAACATTCGCGTCGAGTCCTTCGCGGACACCCGGCTCCCGGAGGGGCACTTCGACGCCGCGATCGGAAACGTGCCGTTCTCCTCGGCCCGCCTCCACGACCCGGTCCACAACGCCGGCGAGCACACCATGCACAACCACTTCATTCTCAAGTCGCTCGCGCTGACCAAGCCCGGCGGCGTGGTGGCGGTGGTGACCAGCTCGTTCACGATGGACAACAAGAACCCCGCTGCTCGCCGCGAAATCGCCGCGCAAGCGGACTTTCTGGGCGCAATCCGACTTCCCAACGGTACGCACCGACGGGTCGCGGGCACCGACGTGCTCACCGACATCCTGATCCTGCGCCGCCGCGACGGTGAAGCCCGCCGACCCGGCGGGCCCTTCGAGCTAGCCGTCACCGCCGAGCTCCCGCTGACCCGGGGACAAGGGGAGACAGAATCGGTACTGGTCAACGAGTACTTCCTCAACAATCCGGAGATGGTGCTCGGTGACCTGCGGGCGGGCACCAGCGTTTACGGTGGGCTCGCGGTCGAAGTGCTCGGCCGCGGCGACCTGGAGCAGCACCTGCGCGACGCGCTGGCTCGAATCGCCGAACGCGCCCTGTCCGAGGGCATCGCCCATCAGCCCAGGGAGCTGGCCAGTGGCGAGCGTCGGGCAGCCGCAGCCGCTCCCGGTGATCCGAACGAATTCCCTGGCCATCTGCGCACCACGGCGAGCGGATTCGAAGTGCTGCACACCGATGGCACCTACAGCGAGCTGAAGGTGCCCAGCACCCAAGCCGAGGAGCTGCGGGCACTGCTCGGCTTGCGAGACACCGCGGTTGACCTCTTGGAAAACGAGGCCGCCAACGCCGAGGACTCCGACGAGATCGAGGCCCTGCGCACGCGCCTCAACCAGCGCTACGACCGCTACGTCGAGCGCTATGGAGCGATCAACCGATGCTCCTGGCATCCGACCGGCCGTGTCGACGACGCCGGGGAACCGGTGATGTCCGTACGCCGGCCGCCGGTGATGCGGGTGTTCCGCGACGATCCGCACGCGCCGGTTGTGCTGGCCCTCGAGGACTACGACGCCACCACCGACAGCGCGGTGAAGATGGCCATCATGCGTCAGCGCGTCGTCGCGCCGCGCAGTCCGCGCCTGGGTGCGGATACTGCCGAGGACGCGGTGGCGATCTGCCTCGACACCCACGGCAAGATCGATCTCCCGGTCATCGCGGGCCTGCTCGGCGTAGACGACGACGAAGCCCGCGTCCAATGCCGAGGTCTCATCTACCCCGACCCCGCCGACAACGGCCGGTACGTTCCAGCGGCGGAATACCTCTCGGGGAACGTGCGGGTCAAACTCGATCAGGCCCGCGAGGCGGCTGCGGCGAACCCGGAGACCTACAGCGACAACGTCACCGCGCTCACCGCGGTCATCCCGCCCGACCTCGGACCGGCCGAGATCGACGCCCGCCTGGGCGCGGTGTGGATCGAAGCGCCCGACGTGCAGGCGTTCCTCAACGAGATCCTCAACGATGACACGATCACCGTCGAGCACACCAAGGCGGGGGAGTGGAAGGTCACCGGCGGCCGTCGCGGCATTCTGTCGACCCAGGAATTCGGCACTTCCCGCGTCCCGGCGCCCAAACTCGCCCAGGCCCTGCTGCGGCAGGCCCCGATCCGCGTCTACGACCCGGACGAGAACGGTGAGGCTCGCATCCCCAACCCCACCGAAACCGAAGCCGCCAACGAGAAGGCCGAGCAGCTCAACGAGCGGTTCTCCGAATGGGTGTGGGAGAACCCGGTCCGGGCCGCACGCCTGAGCGAGGAATACAACCGGCGCTTCAACAACCTGGTGCTGCGCAACTACGAGGCCGACGGCAAGATGCTCAGTCTGCCCGGCCTGTCCAAGGTCTACACCCCGCGTCCGCACCAGCGCGCCGCGGTGGCTCGCATGATCGCCGAACCGAACGTGGGCCTCTTCCACGCGGTCGGCGCTGGCAAGACCCTCGAAATGGCGATGGGCGTCATGGAGCTCAAACGCCTGGGCCTGGTGAACAAGCCTGCCATCATGGTGCCCAACTCCATGCTCGACCAGTTCGCCCGCGAATTCCTCCAGGCATACCCGCAGGCGCGCATCCTTGCCGCCGGCACCGAGGATCTGGCCGGGGAGAAGCGGCGGCAGTTCGTCGCTCGCGCGGCCACCGGGGACTGGGACGCGATCATCCTGACCCGCGGGTCATTCCAGCGCCTCGAGGTCTCCCGCGAGACCGCGCACTGGTACTTCGATCGTGAGATCGAGCCCCGGCGCCAGTACCTGGCGGAACTGATGTCCGGCAGCGCGAAACGCAGCGTCGTCAAGCGTATCGAAGACGCGATCCTCAAGTCCGAGGAGAAGCTGAAGAAGAAGCTCGGCGGTCCCACCGATCCGGGCATCACCTTCGAGCAGTCCGGCATCGACTACATCGTGGTCGACGAGCTGCACGACTTCAAGAATCTGGCTACCGACACCCAGATCGAGTCCGCCGCCATTGCGGGCAGCCAGCGGGCGCAGAAGCTGCACATGGTCGTGGAGTACCTGCGCGACAAGCACAACGGTCGCGCCATCACCGGCGCCACGGCCACCCCGCTGGCGAACTCGATCACCGAGGCGTACGTCGTGCAGCGCTACCTGCGCCCGGACCTGCTCGAAGAGGCCGGAATCCGCAACTTCGACGAGTGGGCGGCCACCTTCGGCAAGACCAAAACCGAGCTGGAGATGTCGGTCGACGGCAACTCCTGGAACCTCAAGACCCGGCTCGTGGGCTTCCGCAACGTTCCTGAGCTGCAACGCATGTTCCATGTCGCCGCCGACGTGAAACTGCCCGAGGATCTGAACCTCCCGGTGCCCAAGCTCGCCCGCCGTGCCGACGGGCAGCGTGCGCCGGAGGTCATCTCGGTGCCAGCCACCGAGACCCAGCTCGAGTACGTCCGCGACCTCGGGCACCGCGCCCAGATGGTGAAATCGCGGGCGGTCGACCCGACCCGCGACAACATGCTCAAGATCTCCTCCGACGGCCGCGCCGCAGCGCTGGATCTCCGGCTGGTCAAGTCGCTCGGCCTCACCCCTGGCGCCGCAGAAGAACAGGGGAGCCCGACGCTGGACACCGCAGAGGGAGCCGCCATTGCCGGATATCTCCACTCGAAATCCCCGAGTCCGTCTACAGCGAGGTATGTCGCACTGTACGCAGCGCGATCACGCCACGAACCGCAGCGCCAGGAACCGCAGGAGATTGCCGAGGAAGAGTTCGGTCTCAAGCTCGAGGCGGCGGCGGACTGGATGTTCCAGAAGTGGCAGGCCGCCAAGGATCAGGTCTACCTCGGCCGGGATGGGCAACCCCACGCCCGCCGAGGCGGGCTCGTCGTCGCGTTCTGCGATCTGGGCACCCCCGGTGAGGACTGGAACGCCTACGACGAGCTCAAGACGAAGCTCATCGCGCGGGGCGCTCCGCCGGAGCTGTTCGCCTACATCCACGACGCGAAGAACGACAAGGGCAAAGCGGCGCTGTTCACCAAGGCCCGAAACGGCAGCATCCAGTTCTTGTTCGGTTCCACGTCCAAGATGGGCGTCGGCGTGAACATCCAAGACCGCATGGTCGCCATGCTGCACGTCGACTGCCCTTGGCGGCCCGCCGATATCGAGCAGCGCGACGGCCGCGGCATCCGCCAGGGCAATCAGAACGAGGAGATCGCGGTTGGCCGAGTCGTCACCGAAGGCACCTTCGACGCCCGAATGTGGGCGGCCCAGGCGCGCAAGGCGGCCATGGTCAATCAGTTCATGAAGGGCTCTCTGACCGCCCGCGAGATCGACGACATCGGCGACGCGGCCCTCAACGCCAACGAGGCCCTCGCTATCGCCAGCGGCAACCCCCTGGTGCTGGAGAAGGCCGAGATCGACATCGAGGTCACCAAACTCGAACGTCTGCGGCGCGCGCACCAGCGCAGCCAGTCCATGCTGCAAATCCGCATCCGTGATGCCAACGACGCGATCCCCAAACTGGAGGCCGAGATCGACGCCTACACCCGGGCGATCGAGCACCGCAGGCCAACCAAGGGCGATGCCTTCGCCGCCAAGGTCAGCGGACGCTTCTACGACCACCGCGGCGACGCCGGCGACGCCTTGGCCGCCCGGCTGCTCAAGCTGATCGAAGACCCCCGGGCGGTGTGGAAGGAGTTCGAGGACCACGGAGTGGCCGAGATCGCTGGCTTCACCTTGGACGCCCGCAACGTCCCGACGGGCCGCGAAGCCAGGGTGTCGGTGGTGTTCTCCGACATCGGCGACGATGTCTACGTCACGCTCGACAAGGCGACGCTCCAGAAGGGCGGGACCGCCGTGATGCTCCGCCTGGAGAACGCCGTCAACGGCTTGGACAAGCGGCTTGAGGTTGCCACCGGGCGGCTCGAAACCGAGCGCACGGAACGAGAGCGCTCCGAACTCCGCCTCGGCAAACCGTTCGAGCACAGCGAACGGCTGGATGCGCTCCGGGAACGACAGAAGGAGATCAACAAAGAGCTGCTCGGCAGCAAGGAAACGGAGACCGAGAACGCCTCGACCGATCCGGCGACGGCGCCCGACGAGGCCGAATCCATCCGGTCGGCCGCAATGCACGACGCCGCAGCAATGGTTCACCAGATGGGAGGTGCCGCAGTGGTCAACAGCCCCAGTGGGATCACGATCATCAGCGATCGGGGCGGGCGGGCTCGGTGA
- the hisG gene encoding ATP phosphoribosyltransferase has translation MLRVAVPNKGSLSESALTLLTEAGYRLPRVRNKELNCFDPENEIEFFFQRPRDIAVYVGAGTLDLGITGKDLLDDAAAPAESVLDLGFARSTFYFAARPDGPKSVADLAGRSVATSYPELVRKHLAQAGVSANVVVLQGAVENAVALGLADAIADVVETGTSLENAGLVTFGEPLMRSEAVLIRSTTAEWTDERAEAVTVMLDRLNGVLTARRYVMVDYDCPRAVLDAACALTPGIESPTVSPLADPDWVAVRSLVERKSINRTMDDLKKLGASAILATELAACRL, from the coding sequence TTGCTGCGCGTCGCTGTCCCGAACAAAGGTTCTCTGAGCGAATCGGCTCTGACGTTGCTCACCGAGGCCGGGTATCGCCTACCGCGGGTGCGGAACAAGGAGTTGAACTGCTTCGATCCCGAGAACGAGATCGAGTTCTTCTTCCAGCGGCCCCGCGATATCGCGGTGTACGTGGGCGCGGGAACCCTGGATCTGGGGATCACGGGCAAGGATCTGCTCGACGACGCCGCCGCGCCGGCGGAGTCGGTTCTCGACCTCGGGTTCGCCCGGTCGACGTTCTATTTCGCGGCGCGTCCGGACGGGCCGAAGTCGGTGGCGGACCTGGCGGGCCGGTCGGTGGCGACGTCGTATCCGGAACTGGTGCGCAAGCACTTGGCCCAGGCGGGGGTGTCGGCCAACGTCGTGGTGTTGCAAGGCGCGGTGGAGAACGCGGTCGCCCTCGGCTTGGCGGATGCGATCGCCGATGTGGTGGAGACCGGGACGTCGTTGGAGAACGCGGGCCTGGTCACCTTCGGTGAGCCCCTGATGAGGTCGGAGGCGGTGCTGATCCGCAGTACCACGGCGGAGTGGACCGATGAGCGGGCCGAGGCGGTGACGGTGATGCTGGACCGCCTCAACGGGGTGTTGACCGCGCGCCGGTACGTGATGGTCGATTACGACTGCCCGCGGGCGGTGCTCGATGCGGCGTGTGCGTTGACGCCGGGGATCGAGTCGCCGACGGTGTCGCCACTGGCGGACCCGGATTGGGTGGCGGTGCGGTCGTTGGTGGAGCGCAAGAGCATCAACCGCACCATGGACGACCTCAAGAAGCTCGGGGCCTCCGCGATCCTGGCGACCGAACTGGCTGCCTGCCGCCTATGA
- a CDS encoding deoxyguanosinetriphosphate triphosphohydrolase, with protein sequence MTTPTGYSHHDRARRIPEHGHPYRDPATVFDHDRGRLLASGALHRLSNITQVDEPDAGPVPHNRLTHSLTVATLGRRIALGVGADPTLVETGCLAHDLGHPPFGHNGEMALRTKARAHGLGFEANAQTLRILTRLEPSTATGGGLNLTRASLDATCKYPWTPGPARKFGAYPDDADTLAWVRHGAPDRRLCVEAQIMDTADDIANAVTDLTAGLRTGAITLSPLTSASERAEFAKLAHGHFTTVAVDDIDAHTNDLLGLPAVAALTRPGPGDLAAISALEHALTARFTTAITEATKAGTGLGPHHRFTADLVVPAHVRAEIAVLKAVHLHFVLRAPALRARRAWQRHVIDTVFDALLTAAPDLLEPRFAAAWLRADTDAARVRVVVDQVAAYTDRCAVEVFDTLTTDRESGPVGAQIPEIRRKRDESSCVPALWPIRAPDTAEVNSMGGRGR encoded by the coding sequence ATGACGACCCCGACCGGCTACAGCCACCACGACCGGGCTCGCCGCATCCCCGAACACGGCCACCCCTACCGCGATCCGGCCACCGTGTTCGACCACGACCGCGGCCGGCTGCTCGCCAGCGGCGCGCTGCACCGACTGTCGAACATCACCCAGGTCGACGAACCCGACGCCGGGCCGGTACCCCACAACCGGCTCACCCACTCCCTGACCGTGGCCACCCTCGGCCGCCGCATCGCCCTCGGCGTCGGCGCCGACCCCACGCTGGTCGAAACCGGTTGCCTGGCACACGATCTCGGACATCCACCGTTCGGGCACAACGGCGAGATGGCGTTGCGCACCAAGGCCCGCGCCCACGGGCTCGGGTTCGAGGCCAACGCCCAGACCCTGCGCATCCTCACCCGACTCGAACCCAGCACCGCTACCGGTGGCGGGTTGAACCTGACGCGCGCCAGCCTGGACGCGACCTGCAAATACCCGTGGACCCCGGGCCCGGCCCGCAAGTTCGGCGCTTACCCCGACGACGCCGACACCCTGGCCTGGGTCCGCCACGGCGCACCGGATCGGCGGCTGTGCGTGGAGGCGCAGATCATGGACACAGCGGACGACATCGCCAACGCTGTCACCGACCTGACCGCCGGGCTGCGCACCGGTGCGATCACCCTGTCCCCGCTCACGTCTGCGTCCGAGCGCGCCGAGTTCGCCAAGCTCGCCCACGGCCACTTCACCACCGTGGCCGTCGACGACATCGACGCCCACACCAACGACCTGCTGGGCCTGCCCGCCGTCGCTGCCCTCACCCGCCCCGGGCCCGGCGACCTGGCCGCGATCTCCGCGCTGGAGCACGCGCTCACCGCCCGGTTCACCACCGCGATCACAGAGGCGACAAAAGCCGGCACCGGACTCGGCCCGCACCACCGGTTCACCGCCGATCTGGTCGTGCCCGCCCACGTCCGCGCCGAAATCGCGGTACTCAAAGCCGTGCACCTGCACTTCGTGCTCCGTGCACCCGCTTTGCGGGCCCGCCGGGCGTGGCAGCGCCACGTCATCGACACCGTCTTCGACGCCCTCCTCACCGCCGCCCCCGACCTGCTCGAACCCCGCTTCGCCGCGGCGTGGTTGCGCGCCGACACCGACGCCGCCCGGGTCCGGGTGGTCGTTGATCAGGTCGCGGCCTACACCGACCGGTGCGCGGTCGAGGTGTTCGACACGCTGACCACCGATCGTGAATCCGGGCCCGTGGGGGCCCAGATTCCGGAGATCCGGCGTAAGCGCGACGAATCAAGCTGTGTACCAGCACTGTGGCCGATCCGGGCCCCCGATACCGCGGAAGTGAACTCCATGGGCGGTCGGGGGCGCTAG
- a CDS encoding glycosyltransferase family 4 protein, with the protein MEFPSAMHILTYDMHGTVVATGQRKPCRHTGLVAHTHHLLAALAARHPGTRWAITQTGATRPGAYQLRTPDGTVVLAQGIRSGFGQYLGGADGGKDPARVRHFYEDAIDDPANPVYAGLARQYAYVIATADTPDLLAQNINPIVSVLKAEQSGRLAAAGVGRLNVTGVVHDLAGAERRFDYLRRRLEVTEHSVRIVAVSTAVAEHLAKAGITGERVHTVPNGMDIAEFESRMRAAAAENAFAALARRNQLPDGPMVLLSARRVAWKGHADLIAALRILSARGVAGEAFAVFNGHDMHDTRALDYTRELTDLINASDLAGRVFLLDELSPVEVAACYRAATVAVLPSRCPEAFGYANIEAMLAGTPVITTDHGGPRDYIDHGRSGLLVPPSDPGALADALARVLTDTALHRRLARNGRASATRFGVEQMATGYAQVIGSHEAVRA; encoded by the coding sequence ATGGAATTCCCGTCGGCGATGCACATCCTCACCTACGACATGCACGGCACCGTCGTGGCCACGGGACAGCGAAAACCCTGTCGCCACACCGGTCTGGTCGCCCACACCCACCATCTGCTCGCCGCGCTGGCCGCCCGGCATCCTGGGACGCGCTGGGCGATCACCCAGACCGGCGCCACCCGCCCCGGCGCCTACCAGTTGCGCACCCCGGACGGCACCGTGGTGCTGGCCCAAGGGATTCGGAGCGGGTTCGGCCAGTACCTCGGCGGTGCGGACGGCGGCAAGGACCCCGCGCGGGTGCGCCACTTCTACGAGGACGCCATCGACGACCCGGCAAATCCGGTGTATGCGGGTTTGGCGCGGCAGTACGCCTACGTCATCGCCACCGCCGATACACCGGATCTGCTGGCGCAGAACATCAATCCGATCGTGTCGGTGCTCAAAGCCGAACAGTCCGGTCGGCTGGCCGCGGCCGGCGTCGGCCGCCTGAACGTGACCGGGGTGGTGCACGATCTCGCCGGCGCCGAGCGGCGGTTCGACTACCTGCGCCGCCGTCTCGAGGTCACCGAGCACTCGGTGCGGATCGTCGCGGTGTCGACCGCGGTGGCCGAACACCTGGCCAAGGCCGGAATCACCGGCGAGCGGGTCCACACGGTGCCCAACGGCATGGACATCGCCGAGTTCGAGTCCCGGATGCGCGCGGCCGCCGCCGAGAACGCCTTCGCCGCCCTCGCGCGCCGCAACCAGCTTCCGGACGGGCCGATGGTGTTGCTCTCGGCGCGGCGGGTGGCGTGGAAGGGCCACGCCGATCTGATCGCCGCCCTGCGCATCCTGTCCGCCCGCGGTGTCGCCGGGGAGGCGTTCGCGGTGTTCAACGGCCACGACATGCACGACACCCGCGCCCTGGACTACACCCGGGAGCTGACCGATCTGATCAACGCCAGCGACCTGGCCGGGCGGGTGTTCCTGCTCGACGAGCTCTCCCCGGTCGAGGTCGCGGCCTGCTACCGGGCCGCGACGGTCGCGGTACTGCCGTCGCGCTGCCCGGAAGCGTTCGGCTACGCCAACATCGAAGCGATGCTCGCCGGCACCCCGGTGATCACCACCGACCACGGCGGACCACGCGACTACATCGACCACGGCCGCTCCGGGCTGCTGGTGCCACCGAGCGATCCCGGCGCGCTCGCCGACGCCCTGGCACGCGTGCTCACCGACACCGCACTGCACCGGCGCCTGGCGCGCAACGGGCGGGCCAGTGCCACCCGGTTCGGGGTGGAGCAGATGGCCACCGGCTACGCCCAGGTCATCGGCTCCCACGAGGCGGTGCGGGCATGA
- a CDS encoding helix-turn-helix transcriptional regulator, which yields MPPTNPRHARHTAIVHQLRSRTWVSATSLAARFGVNARTIYRDIEELIAFGIPIESVAGRGGGFRLTTDQPLDSLLVDGDDALRLYVLGLLEQGHAHPEPTGGEANSGRNNVSASRARFLHRLAHRIYFDTTDWYWRDESSGHLATLREALLTGTAIQITVRVHHSDDHQHLIVKPYGMVWKGGEWWLVAAPPHSEPQRYQLNNIDRLTATDLKFVYPETTFNLKDWWRQALEDFGRGPTRVVIRVRPGSREEMLRLGLKPDSEVHHDPDGTTRIVLYVDRWKWLIPLVASFGSDVIIEQPPELRAALRQHHADAAAAYDTPEPDSNSGSPSDFRHDDSRLRATRGRTPGSICDD from the coding sequence GCCGCCCGGTTCGGCGTCAATGCGCGCACCATCTACCGCGACATCGAGGAACTGATCGCGTTCGGCATCCCGATCGAGTCCGTGGCCGGCCGCGGCGGCGGATTCCGGCTCACCACCGATCAACCGCTGGACTCCCTGCTTGTCGACGGCGACGACGCCCTGCGCCTCTACGTCCTCGGCCTCCTCGAACAAGGACACGCCCACCCCGAACCCACAGGCGGCGAAGCAAACTCCGGCAGGAACAACGTCAGCGCCTCACGCGCCCGGTTCCTGCACCGTCTCGCCCACCGCATCTACTTCGACACCACCGACTGGTACTGGCGCGACGAAAGCTCCGGTCACCTCGCCACACTCCGCGAGGCCCTGCTCACCGGGACCGCCATCCAGATCACCGTCCGCGTCCACCACAGCGACGACCACCAGCACCTCATCGTCAAGCCCTACGGCATGGTCTGGAAAGGTGGGGAATGGTGGCTCGTCGCCGCACCACCACACTCAGAACCCCAGCGCTACCAGCTCAACAACATCGACCGGCTCACCGCCACCGACCTGAAGTTCGTCTACCCCGAAACCACCTTCAACCTCAAGGACTGGTGGCGCCAAGCACTCGAAGACTTCGGCCGCGGACCCACCCGAGTCGTCATCCGCGTGCGCCCCGGCAGCCGCGAGGAAATGCTGCGCCTGGGACTCAAACCCGACTCCGAAGTCCACCACGACCCCGACGGCACCACCCGCATCGTCCTCTACGTCGACCGCTGGAAATGGCTCATCCCACTCGTCGCCAGCTTCGGCAGCGACGTGATCATCGAACAACCCCCCGAACTCCGCGCTGCGCTACGACAACACCACGCCGACGCAGCCGCCGCCTACGACACCCCCGAACCCGACAGCAACTCCGGCAGCCCCTCCGACTTCCGCCACGACGACTCCCGTCTCCGGGCGACACGCGGCCGAACACCAGGCAGCATTTGTGACGACTGA